From the genome of Halostella limicola, one region includes:
- a CDS encoding HalOD1 output domain-containing protein produces the protein MAVKEMTVTCDCSPVHKRKFDPKRDDPVVEIVDALAKVEGTDPLDLPPLYDSVDIEAVEDLFGKKGGRREGRQIVSFSISKWNVFIRGDGSCLICDANESNTAMPPFEKEISD, from the coding sequence ATGGCTGTTAAAGAGATGACGGTTACATGTGATTGTTCCCCCGTTCATAAAAGGAAATTCGACCCAAAACGGGATGATCCGGTTGTAGAAATTGTAGATGCCTTAGCTAAAGTCGAAGGGACTGATCCATTAGATCTCCCCCCACTCTATGACAGTGTCGATATTGAGGCTGTTGAAGACCTGTTTGGTAAAAAAGGAGGGCGCAGAGAGGGGAGACAGATAGTGAGTTTCAGTATTAGCAAATGGAATGTATTCATTCGTGGGGATGGTTCATGCCTGATCTGTGATGCAAATGAGTCGAATACCGCTATGCCTCCATTTGAAAAAGAGATTTCTGACTAA